Within the Streptomyces sp. YIM 121038 genome, the region CCGGGCGGAGCGCGCGCGGTGCACCCGGAGCACATCGGGTGATGTACTCTGCATGCAGTGGTTAGAACGTAGTACTTCACTTGAAGTGGTGTCAAGGGAATCGAGAAGACGTCATGAGGCAGAACCCCGCCCGCCGTACCGCCCTCCTGGACGCCGCGATCGAGGTGCTCGCGCGCGAAGGCTCCCGCGGTCTCACGCTGCGCGCGCTCGACGCGGAGGCGGAGGTCCCCAAGGGCACCGCGAGCAACTACTTCGCCGACCGCGCGCAGCTCCTTGCCCAGGTCATGCGGCGCATTCAGGAGCGCCTGCTGCCCGCGGAGGACGCGCTCGCCGACACGATGCGCGAGAAGCCCTCCACGGAGCTGGTGAGCACGCTCCTCAAGCAGCTGGTCGAGCGGATGCGGGCCGACCGCAGCAGCCATCTGGCCCTGCTCGAAATGCGTCTGGAAGCCACCCGCCGCCCCGAACTCCACGCCGAGCTGAGCCGGTTCATGGCCGACCAGCTGGAGGGCAACATCGGCTTCCACCTGGACGCGGGCCTGCCCGGCGACCGCACCGGCGCCGTCCTGCTCTACCTCGCCATGCTCGGCCTGATCGTCGACGACCTGACGGTGCCCGAGCTGCTCACGCCGTTCTCGGTCGACACGCTCATCGAGGAGCTGGCCCGACGGCTGCTGCGCTGACCGCGCGCGAAGGGCCCTGGTAAGGGGCGGCTAGGGGTACTCGGACGCCGGTGCGCCGCCCTACTGTGGAAAGCGGAAGAGCCGCTTGCCGTGCCGCGGGGCTCTTCGGCCAGAGCCGGTC harbors:
- a CDS encoding TetR family transcriptional regulator, with amino-acid sequence MRQNPARRTALLDAAIEVLAREGSRGLTLRALDAEAEVPKGTASNYFADRAQLLAQVMRRIQERLLPAEDALADTMREKPSTELVSTLLKQLVERMRADRSSHLALLEMRLEATRRPELHAELSRFMADQLEGNIGFHLDAGLPGDRTGAVLLYLAMLGLIVDDLTVPELLTPFSVDTLIEELARRLLR